The Salirhabdus salicampi genome includes the window CGAATCATATCATTGTGAATTGTAAAAATAACTGTTCATAGTTAGAAATCCGTCGAACACTTTTTATCGTTCGTCCACTTGTTTTGACAAATTACATACTCTATCTATGCTTCAATAAAACATAGAAGGAGTGAGAGGCAATGATGGAGTCATATCCAAAGAGTCATTCGAAAACTTTACCCTATTCTTTTTTAGCTTCGAAAAGAGTGATAAAAGATCGAACGAGAAAGTTATTGATGGATAAAGGGTGGATGGTGTTTATTGCGGGTTTTCTTCTTGGACGAGCAATCATCTTAACATCCGTTTCTCCATTTGCTATAGCTTTCTTTGCATCTATTTGGGTACTCAGAAGAAAGTTATTTCACAAAGCAGGATTGGCTGTACTTGCCGGAGCCATGACCGTTTCATGGTCACATACAACCTTTCAATTGAGTGCAATTTTAATTTTTTGTATTCTTTCGGCTTTATTTAGTCATATTAAAAGGCAACAAAAAATGATCCCTATATATGTTTTTATCGCTTGCTTAACGCCCCGTTTAACCGGCTATATGTACTTAGGGACGATAGAGCCTTACCAATGGATTTTTACAATCGTTGAATCAGGACTAAGCGTTGTCCTCGTTTTAATTTTTATGCAAAGTGTTCCGTTAATATCACCTAATAAAGTGAGAAAAGAGTTAAAAAATGAAGAAATCGTTTGTATGATTATCTTGTTGGCATCGATTTTAACTGGGACCATTGGTTGGGTCTTCCTAGATGCTTCAATGGAGCAAGTGTTATCACGGTACTTTGTATTATGGTTGGCATTCGTTGCAGGTGCCGCTATAGGTTCAACAGTTGGTGTTGTTACAGGACTAGTGTTAAGTTTGGCAGATGTTGCAAGCTTACATCAAATGAGTTTATTAGCTTTTGCGGGTTTGTTAGGCGGCTTGCTAAAAGATGGAAAGAAAATTGGAGTAGGACTAGGACTTATGGTAGCCACAGTTTTAATTGGTATATATGGAGAAGGCGGGTCCTTATTTCGGGAGACGTTAATTGAATCGACATTAGCAGTTGCGCTTTTCCTCATTACACCAGAAAAGTGGATAAGGAAAATTGCCAGATATATTCCGGGAACAAGTGAACATTCCATGGAACAAGAACAATATTTACAAAAAGTTCGAGATGTAACAGCAAATCGAGTAGAGCAGTTTTCCGATATGTTCCAGGCATTATCGAAAAGCTTTACAAAGGTAGATGCTTTACATATAGAGAAAGAAGACAATCGGGAAACAGATTATTTTTTAAGCAATGTTACTGAAAAAACTTGTCAGTCCTGCTTCATGAAAGAAAGATGTTGGGTGAAACAATTTGATCAAACGTATGATTACATGAAAAATGTTATGGAAGAAATGGAAACAGGGGAAGTGAATCATCGGAAAAAAGTGATTCGGGACTTTGAGAAATATTGTGTAAAATCGAAAAAAATGTTCGACACGATGAATTATGAGTTGTCATACTACAAAGCGAACCAACGATTAAAAATGCAAGTGAAAGAAAGCAGACGATTTGTAGCTGAACAATTAAAAGGTGTTTCTGAAGTGATGGAAGATTTCGCGAAAGAAATTGTGAAGGAACGGGAGATTCATGAACAACAAGAAATGGATATCATACAAGCCTTGCAGGAATTAGGGTTTGAGATTGAGCAACTAGACATCTATAGCTTAGAAGCTGGAAATGTAGACATTGAAATGAATCTATCATTGTATGATTACCATGGGGAAGCACAAAAGATCATTGCTCCTGTTCTGTCGGATATCTTGGATGAGACAATTGTTGTCAAAAATGAAGAGGTATCACCATTTCCGAATGGGTATGGATATTTCTCTTTTGCTTCTGCGCATCAATACATTGTAAAAACAGGCGTAGCACACGCTGCAAAAGGTGGCGGATTTATATCGGGAGATAGTTATTTAGTAAAAGAGTTAGGTAGTGGAAAGTATGCTTTAGCTATAAGTGATGGTATGGGTAACGGGGAAAGAGCGTATATGGAGAGTACCGAAACGCTAAATTTATTACAACAAATTTTACAGTCGGGAATTGACGAAAAGGTAGCGATAAAATCCATTAATTCGATATTATCGCTACGCACAACGGATGAAGTATTTTCCACGTTAGATTTAGCAGTGGTTGATACACAAAACGGAGGAGTAAAATTTTTGAAAATCGGGTCTACGCCAAGTTTTATTAAACGCGGGGAACAAATCAATAAAGTAGAAGCAAGTAATCTACCAATAGGTATAATACAAGAATTTGATGTAGACGTCGTTAGTGATACATTAAAGGCGAATGACTTACTCATTATGATGAGTGATGGTATATTTGAAGGTCCGAAGCATATTGAAAATGTAGATGTTTGGATGAAACGTAAAATAAAGGAAATTGAAACTGAAGATCCGCAGGATATCGCTGATTTAATTTTAGAAGAGGTGATTCGGACAAAATCAGGTGATATCGATGACGATATGACGGTTTTAGTAGCTAAAATAGAAAATCATAACCCTCCATGGGCGTCCTTTGCTGTTCATAAGGCCCAATAGATTTCATATCGATTCTATGAAAAAGGTATAAGAGCCAGGCAAATCGGCAACAATGGTGATAGGTTCATAAGGAGGGGTATTAATGAAAAAAGGTACGCTTAAACAAATTCTCTTAATTACGGACGGATGTTCCAACCAAGGAGAAGATCCAGTAGCCGTAAGTGAATTAATCTATCAACAAGGTATTACAGTAAATGTAATTGGCATATTAGATGATGACCATTCTGAGGATCCAGAAGGACTAAAAGAAGTAGAAGAAATTGCTTCAGCGGGTGGTGGAGTGAGTCGAATTGTTTATGCTGAAACGTTGCCGCAAACTGTACAAATGGTAACCAAGCAAGCCATGACGCAAACGCTTCAAGGTGTTGTAAATCAAGAGCTGAAACAAATATTAGGTGATAAACAAACAATGGAAGACCTACCTCCAGAGAAACGTGGGGAAGTGATGGAAGTCGTCGAGGATTTAGGAGAGACAAGCGATTTAGAAGTACTCGTATTAGTAGATACAAGTGCAAGTATGAGTGATAAGTTACCGACGGTTAGAGAGTCATTAGAAGACTTGTCACTAAGTATGGGCGCCCGAACTGGAAAAAATCGTTTTTCCATTTACACCTTTCCAGGAAAAAAACAAGATGTAACCGAAGTTATGTCTTGGACACCTGATATGAAAAAGATTGCATCCATTTTTCCAAAGCTAACAAGTGGAGGTATTACAC containing:
- the spoIIE gene encoding stage II sporulation protein E encodes the protein MMESYPKSHSKTLPYSFLASKRVIKDRTRKLLMDKGWMVFIAGFLLGRAIILTSVSPFAIAFFASIWVLRRKLFHKAGLAVLAGAMTVSWSHTTFQLSAILIFCILSALFSHIKRQQKMIPIYVFIACLTPRLTGYMYLGTIEPYQWIFTIVESGLSVVLVLIFMQSVPLISPNKVRKELKNEEIVCMIILLASILTGTIGWVFLDASMEQVLSRYFVLWLAFVAGAAIGSTVGVVTGLVLSLADVASLHQMSLLAFAGLLGGLLKDGKKIGVGLGLMVATVLIGIYGEGGSLFRETLIESTLAVALFLITPEKWIRKIARYIPGTSEHSMEQEQYLQKVRDVTANRVEQFSDMFQALSKSFTKVDALHIEKEDNRETDYFLSNVTEKTCQSCFMKERCWVKQFDQTYDYMKNVMEEMETGEVNHRKKVIRDFEKYCVKSKKMFDTMNYELSYYKANQRLKMQVKESRRFVAEQLKGVSEVMEDFAKEIVKEREIHEQQEMDIIQALQELGFEIEQLDIYSLEAGNVDIEMNLSLYDYHGEAQKIIAPVLSDILDETIVVKNEEVSPFPNGYGYFSFASAHQYIVKTGVAHAAKGGGFISGDSYLVKELGSGKYALAISDGMGNGERAYMESTETLNLLQQILQSGIDEKVAIKSINSILSLRTTDEVFSTLDLAVVDTQNGGVKFLKIGSTPSFIKRGEQINKVEASNLPIGIIQEFDVDVVSDTLKANDLLIMMSDGIFEGPKHIENVDVWMKRKIKEIETEDPQDIADLILEEVIRTKSGDIDDDMTVLVAKIENHNPPWASFAVHKAQ
- a CDS encoding vWA domain-containing protein, translating into MKKGTLKQILLITDGCSNQGEDPVAVSELIYQQGITVNVIGILDDDHSEDPEGLKEVEEIASAGGGVSRIVYAETLPQTVQMVTKQAMTQTLQGVVNQELKQILGDKQTMEDLPPEKRGEVMEVVEDLGETSDLEVLVLVDTSASMSDKLPTVRESLEDLSLSMGARTGKNRFSIYTFPGKKQDVTEVMSWTPDMKKIASIFPKLTSGGITPTGPALKAVMNRFKVVPRLKEWSPQDEEFIEESGS